The window TTGGCATTAATACTAATCGTAATTGCTTGTGGTGGTGGATCGATAATTTCAGCAGTTGTTTTTGGTAAACTTAATGGAATTGATGGGTTTGCAACCGTTGCTGTGACTAAAAAGATAATCATCAATACCAACATAATATCGATCAGAGGAATGAGATTCATCTCATTCATACCACTGTCGTGGTCTTCACCCAATTGAAAGCCCATTTTAAGCTTGACCTCCAACTAAACTTTGTTGTGTTGCTTTAGTTTCAGTTTGCACGGTTGTCTCTTGTTGTAACATCGTATCAATGAGCAACAGATGTGCTTGGTCTTGAAGTTCATGTGCCAAACCACGATTAAAGCGCATACAAATGTTGTAAGCCAATACCGCAGGAATCGCAACAGCAAGACCAAGACCCGTCATGATCAATGCCTCACCGACAGGAATTGCAACCTGTGCTAAACCAGCCTGACCGCTTTTGCCAACAGCGACAAGTGCATGGAAAATCCCCCACACCGTACCGAACAAACCCACAAACGGAGCAAGTGAAGCAATCGTACCCAATACCGAAACACCTTTTTCTGCTTGTGACTTTTCAGCAGAGATCTGACGTAGTAAAGCTTGTTCAGCAACCGCTTTACGCTGTTCAAAGGTGAGTGGTTGTAACTTTGCTTTCAGTGTAGCCAAAGCCTGAGCAAGTTGAGCATAAGCTTGTTGTTTTAATTGGCGTGTTCCTAAAATACGTAGGAT is drawn from Acinetobacter suaedae and contains these coding sequences:
- a CDS encoding ExbD/TolR family protein encodes the protein MGFQLGEDHDSGMNEMNLIPLIDIMLVLMIIFLVTATVANPSIPLSLPKTTAEIIDPPPQAITISINAKGEVAWDTQIISLDELETRFAEAGQATTKPTVQLRADKESKYDTVAQVMSRASEAGLSDIAFVSEN
- a CDS encoding MotA/TolQ/ExbB proton channel family protein produces the protein MNFSVYWQHADAVSKTLYFVLLAMSIATWTIFILRILGTRQLKQQAYAQLAQALATLKAKLQPLTFEQRKAVAEQALLRQISAEKSQAEKGVSVLGTIASLAPFVGLFGTVWGIFHALVAVGKSGQAGLAQVAIPVGEALIMTGLGLAVAIPAVLAYNICMRFNRGLAHELQDQAHLLLIDTMLQQETTVQTETKATQQSLVGGQA